Genomic window (Candidatus Woesearchaeota archaeon):
ACGTTTCCATCTCAACAACCCTCTACGTATTATGTTCCTACGTATTTTCAATCCCTTAGACGTTAAACGCCTCAAACAACATATTCTCACCACAATGTTTAAATACGTGCTCAAGTTCTTTAAAAATGCATTTGAGCATGACCGACAAGGTGTTTATAAATGACTGATTTTGACGTAGCAATCATTGGTGCTGGTGCAGCAGGGTTTTCAGCAGGGATTTACGCAGCGCGCTACAACCTTAAAACTGTTCTCTACGGTGCTGAAATGGGTGGTATGACCAATTTAGCACACAATATTCAGAACTTTCCCGGATTTGAAGGCTCCGGCTTTGACCTTATGCTCAACTTCCAAAACCATGCAAAAAAACTCGGTGTTGACATAAGAAACGCATACGTGGATAAGATTGAACGCCTTGAAGATGGTACGTTTAAAATTTCAACAGCCAAAGAGAGCATTACCGCAAAAACAGTCATTCTCGCAACAGGAACAACGCGAAGAAAACTAAATGTTCCAGGAGAAGAAGAACTCTCTGGTAAAGGAGTTGCTTACTGTGCTACTTGTGACGCCTTTTTTTATCGTGGAAAAGATGTTGCAGTTGTAGGAGGCGGAGATGCAGCAACGATGGGTGCAGAAGTTCTTGCAAACGTTGCGAACAAAGTTCACCTCATTCACAGAAGGGATACTTTTAGAGGAGAACAAGCACGTGTTGAACAACTCAAAAAAGATCCAAAAGTAGAATTCATACTCAATGCAGAAGTAGAACGATTCAATGGCACTGATAAACTTGAAAGCGTAACACTCAAAGATGGACGAACTATTTGTGTTGATGGATGCTTCATTGAAATCGGAGGAGTTCCCGCAACACAACTTGCAGCAGATCTGGGCGTAGAACTCAATGAACACAACATTGTGAAAACAAAACCAGATCAATCAACAAATATTGAAGGTGTGTTTGCAGCAGGAGACATTACAACAAATTCCAATCATTTTGAACAAACACTCACAGCAGCAGCTGAGGGTGCAATTGCTGCAAATGGCGCATTTGTGTATTTAAGAAAAAAATACGCATCATAGGACGGTTTCACACAACACAAAACAACACAAGCTCCAACAAAAACACAGCACAAAAACACATCAGAAAATCAACCACCATGGCAAAACGAAGAACAATCAAAAAAGAAAAAGATACTACAGAACTAGATCCCGAAGTGAAAAAAATGCTAGAAGATGATTCATCATACTTTGATGAAGATGCAGAAATTGAAGACCTTCTCTTTGACGACGACGAAGAAGAGCTTGAAGAGCTTGATTATGACAACCTAGAGATCACACCCATTAGCGCACTTAAAGAGGGTGACTCTGATGTCACTATTCAAGGAGTCATTGATGCGATTGGTAATAAAAGCAACGCTATAGACTATGTTTGTGTTCAAACAATGGTCCGCGATGAAACCGGAGAAATCAAAGTCACGTTTTGGAATGAAGACGTAGCAAAAGTAGCAGAAGGGAAAAAAGTGCTCATTCCAAAAGGATATGTCTCATCATTTAGAGGACAACTACAATTTAATTCAAATAGAAGATATGGGGTGGAGTTCAAGTGAGTGTTGAACAAGATGCTATAAAATTACACAAGAAGAACAAAGGAAAGATTGAGATTCACAGTAAAGTTCCTCTCAAGACCAAAAAGGATCTTTCACTTGCATACACACCAGGTGTAGCAGCAGTTGCAAAAGAAATAGCAAATAACAAAGATCAGGCCTACGAGCTTACAGCAAAAGGGAATACTGTTGCTATTATAAGTGATGGCACAGCAGTTCTTGGTCTTGGAGATGTGGGACCACTTGCAGCACTACCAATAATGGAAGGAAAATCAATCCTGTTCAAAGAATTTGCAGGACTTGATGGAATTCCCATTGTTCTTAATGTTACGGACATTGACGCTATTGTTGAGACAGTAAAGGCAATTGCGCCAAGTTTTGGTGCGATTAATCTTGAAGACATATCAGCACCTCGTTGTTTTGAGGTAGAACGAAGACTCAAGGAAGAGTTGGATATTCCCGTCATGCATGATGATCAACATGGAACTGCTGTTGTCACCGTTGCTGCGCTTAAAAACGCACTAAACGTTGTGGGAAAGAAACTTGATGAAGTTCGCGTTGTCATAAACGGAGCAGGAGCTGCAGGAATTGCCATTGCAAAGTTGCTTCGCTGCGCAGACATAGATTCTCATATTTGTACTCCCGTACGAGAAGTTCTCGTCGTGGATAGTAAAGGAATTATCTACGAAGGAAGAGAGGATCTAAACAAATACAAACAAGAGATCGCCTCAATTACTAACCCCTATAAAAGAAAGGGAAGACTTGTAGAAGCACTTCTGGGCGCTGATGTATTCATTGGAGTTTCTCGTAAAGGGCTCCTCTCACGAGACATGGTAAAACTCATGGCAGACAAACCAATCGTCTTCGCTCTTGCTAATCCAGACCCCGAAATTACTCCTTCCGATGCTAAAAAGGGAGGTGCTGCAGTATATGCATCAGGAAGATCTGATTATGAAAACCAAGTAAATAACGTACTTGCTTATCCTGGAATTTTCAAAGGAGCTCTCCAAGCAAGAGCTAAGAGCATCACACAAGAAATGCTTCTTGCAGCAGCTCATGCCATTGCAATCTCGGTCAAAAACCCGACTGAAAAACAGATCGTCCCATCCATTCTTGACCACACAATAACAGATGCAGTAGCGCAAGCAGTTGCACAAGTAGCAAAGGGAGAAAAGCTCGATCTTTCAGCACTCTCAACTCGCACAGCGAACACAACACCTCAAGAGAAAACAAAAAACGCAGGGAAAACAACTAAAACTACCGCCAAGAAGCAAAAAACAGCTACTGCCAAAAAATCAGCTGCAAAGAAAGCTTCAACAAAGAAAACCTCTGTGAAAGAGGATACAACAGCTAAGAAGTCTACCAAAAAAACCGCTGTGAAAAAGAAATCAAACACTAAAAAAACGAGCACTAAAAAAACAGTAGCTAAGAAAGCAGCGGTGAAGAAAAAAGCAACTGCGAAGAAACCTGCTAAGAAAACTGCTGTGAAAAAGAAATCATCAACAAAAAAGAAATCATCTAAAAAGAAATCATCTACTAAAAGTACTAAAAAATCAGCAACTAAAAAGAAAGAGACTACTAAGAAATCCGTCAAGAAAACCCCTAAGAAAAAAGGCAGTATTCTAAAAAAAATTAAAATCAAGAGGTGAACTACAATGGAAATAACAGCAGAAAATTTTGACCAAGCAAAGAACTCAGCAGTAGTGATTGATTTTTGGGCGCAATGGTGTGGTCCTTGTAAAGTCATGCTTCCAATTGTTGAGAAAATGCATGAAGAATTTGGAGATAAAGTTGCCAAATGTAATGTTGATGAACAACCAGAGCTTGCTCAAAGCCTTGGTATTTCAAGCATTCCTTGCTTTATTTTCTTCAAAGCAGGAGAAGAAGTGCACAGGCACGTTGGAACCATGACAGAAGATGAGTTCCGTGAAAAAATAAAAACCTACTTGTAAGGCGCATGAAACGCCTTTACTTTTTTCTTTTTCTTCTTAACCTTCCCATCTTGCTCATTTCTCTTAATGTTCTTAGCGTTACATATGATCTTAAACTCTATGATGAGCAATTTGAAGAACATCAAATCTACCAAAACGTAGGAGATGCACTAGTCATTTCAGAGAGTATTTTGCAATACTTTTCCGGCCGTGACACTCTCAACGAAACACAGTTTAGCGAGAGAGAACTAACCCATCTTCGTGAGGTCAAAGCACTTATCACATTCATTAAGGCAATTAGCGTTATGAGTCTTCTGCTCTTTATGTTCATTATCTTCAGGGAATCACGCAGACGAAAAAAAGGAAAAGACATGGGCATTGGTCTCATTATAGGTGGGTTGATCACCAACCTTATCGTACTGGTATTTCTTGTTATGAGCGCCCATTTTTCTTCAAGCTTCCTTGCCTTCCACAAAGCAGTGTTCCCAACAGATACGTGGCTTCTGCCCGCTAACTCCACCCTCATTTCCCTCTACCCTGAAGGTTTTTTCTTCTCCATGTTCACGCAGATCATTTTGCGTCTTGCAATCGTTGCTAATATCATCGTTCTCTCAGGACTCTTCTTGCTCTATAAGGAGAAGATTATCAATAAGTTTAAAACTCTCAAAGAAATAATAAAAGAATACAAATAAAACGTTAATAAACAATGGTACAACACTTGATTAACACCACTCTTAACCAAACCATTACTGCTTCTGCTTCTCAAACAGGGTTTGATGAGTTTATGCACACGCATGTTCCTCTTTTACTTGAACGTATCAAAGATCTTCTTACCGTTCCCATTACGGTTCCTGAAGTTTGGTGGATTATCTCTCCCATGATCATCTCCATGCTCATCCTCTCCTTCTACTTTGGACGGTATAGGGGAGAAGAGTTGGGCTGGAACAGCGCTGTTTCCAACTCCTTAGTCCTTGTTTTCGTCTCCGTTGATCTTTTTCGCTATTGGTTTACCCATAACGACATCACTACGATTTTTCAAAATGTACAAGTCCTCTACGGCCTTATAGGACCCCTCTTAGTAGGTTTTTTAGGAATTTGGTTGCTCTTTTTTGAATTCTTCCACCTCATTCCTAAACAAATAGCGTTTTTCATAGGTTCAAGCATTCCTATCAATGTTATTGCCTATACTGCAATAGCAAATGTGTATTCAGGTCTTCCTTTTGACATCTACACACTGATTGCAATGATTGTCTTGTTTTTCATAGTGTATTCTCTTTTTATGCTCATTCGCGAACTCATACCTCAAGCAGCGCCGCACGGACGTGAAAAAGAACTATAATCGCGTAGGACGTGTTGTATGAGGTGGTGGTTGGGAGCAGAAAATCTTCTATAGGAGAGGGGTACTGCGCGTTATCTTACCTGTAACACCACTTGAATGGGTTCGTATCCCGGAACGTCATTCCAAGGATCTTCAAGCGATGCGAAGAAGATGTAATTGCCACGCGGAGCATTCTGAGGAACATCAAAACCAAAAAGTCGTGTTACTTGCTCATTTTCTTTAACCGTAAAGGTCTGGGATGATCCTGGAATGATCCAATCCTGCGGATTGGAATTGCAGCCAGTAGTTGTTGCTGCATTACAGAGGAAGGAATTATCAAGCTTATAGGCAGCATCAAAAGTCACATCAAGAGTGAACTCTTCGCCAGCTGCACCGTTATTGAAAACACCTACTGCGAATTGAACGAATTCTCCATTTTGCACTTCTTGGGTTCTGATAGGGATGACAAAAGGGCTGCCGTCATCAAGCAAATTTGCGATTTGGCGCTGTGTTTGCGCATCAATACTCATACGAATTTCTTCTGCTTCGGAGAAAAACTTGTTAATAAAAAGAAGACCTCCTGTGAATACTGCAATTGCAAGAACGAGCATAACGATAAAGTTAATGGAAAGCTCAATACCTTTTTTGTTTGAAAGAATTTTTCTGTTTTGCTTCATAACGAACACTCCGATGAGGAAGAGGAAAAAATAATTAACGTACTAAACTTATTTGATAATCTCGTATTCTCTTACGAGAAGCACACCAAATAAGATCCAGATGATAAATCCTGCAATTCCCCACGCAATAGCTTCACCAACAAGGTTAAGCACAACTCCTTGGTAGAGTGCGAAGAGGATCAAGATAGTTCCAATCCAGAGGAACTTATCAAGAACGATCTTCATAATCTGAAATTCTTGGTCATGTGTGAGTCTTTTTTTCATCGTGTAGTACCTCTTTATTGGATCTTAATCGTGATCTGTTTTGTTACTGGCAAGTTCCCATCTGTAAAGGTGAGTGTGCATATATCAGTTCCTGCGACAGTGGTACTTGTCTGAGGAATGATGAACTTGAAATTCCTATCTTCTCCTGGAGGAATAGTCTGTGGTGCTGT
Coding sequences:
- the trxA gene encoding thioredoxin; the encoded protein is MEITAENFDQAKNSAVVIDFWAQWCGPCKVMLPIVEKMHEEFGDKVAKCNVDEQPELAQSLGISSIPCFIFFKAGEEVHRHVGTMTEDEFREKIKTYL
- a CDS encoding thioredoxin-disulfide reductase — translated: MTDFDVAIIGAGAAGFSAGIYAARYNLKTVLYGAEMGGMTNLAHNIQNFPGFEGSGFDLMLNFQNHAKKLGVDIRNAYVDKIERLEDGTFKISTAKESITAKTVILATGTTRRKLNVPGEEELSGKGVAYCATCDAFFYRGKDVAVVGGGDAATMGAEVLANVANKVHLIHRRDTFRGEQARVEQLKKDPKVEFILNAEVERFNGTDKLESVTLKDGRTICVDGCFIEIGGVPATQLAADLGVELNEHNIVKTKPDQSTNIEGVFAAGDITTNSNHFEQTLTAAAEGAIAANGAFVYLRKKYAS
- a CDS encoding DUF1461 domain-containing protein yields the protein MKRLYFFLFLLNLPILLISLNVLSVTYDLKLYDEQFEEHQIYQNVGDALVISESILQYFSGRDTLNETQFSERELTHLREVKALITFIKAISVMSLLLFMFIIFRESRRRKKGKDMGIGLIIGGLITNLIVLVFLVMSAHFSSSFLAFHKAVFPTDTWLLPANSTLISLYPEGFFFSMFTQIILRLAIVANIIVLSGLFLLYKEKIINKFKTLKEIIKEYK